The Anopheles merus strain MAF chromosome 2L, AmerM5.1, whole genome shotgun sequence genome has a segment encoding these proteins:
- the LOC121594422 gene encoding histone-lysine N-methyltransferase, H3 lysine-79 specific produces MGKTAAISTVDEQEIAEARGTTVPDMLYDVVARVATTSIGQFVYKRVDNLLWTMEKTARWSLPQPSPVGGAVSSKKSSPEADEDIGSNISGPPLIRPLPWLLFLPALIVLRMVRSTLSLGARFIGRGPVLPSSMVGFLQNKRRKLRALKYRGQRLQRIAKVEQEADPKQVTWLQRIILPLRMVICTRPYRTIDTNSDVAHAVIFRKDRPASSAGQKRVESKKRNLNQREAESEEEECSDEYSFEDAGCKELLDKYANEEDSSFNVDNASSSSSDCSLSDADPSPKKPTLETSLEQKEQSQPKQNGAHQPPAKPDTLKRSSSENKNGVDSQSSASKTSSAPKTINAANRSKSAADLENGSNTQSSNGTTTGPDGKNGSAPNTTTTPSKSIPNLSSSPENNENKPINQNVPGGPAASIAAAASQIKSPSPTVLKSSTAKQSPNMGEVRNNFQQQKQPSQKQLATSGSAANQQPSQQTVQQQQQQQQQQQQYVSNGAKSRNKKGPTQSIA; encoded by the exons ATGGGAAAGACCGCGGCAATCAGTACAGTCGATGAACAG GAGATTGCCGAGGCACGCGGCACCACCGTCCCGGACATGCTGTACGATGTGGTGGCCCGTGTAGCGACGACCTCCATTGGCCAGTTTGTGTACAAGCGGGTTGATAATTTGCTGTGGACGATGGAAAAAACGGCTCGCTGGTCGCTACCGCAACCTTCCCCGGTTGGCGGGGCTGTGTCGTCAAAGAAATCGTCTCCGGAAGCGGATGAGGACATTGGAAGTAACATTTCGGGACCACCGCTGATACGACCGCTGCCCTGGTTACTCTTCCTTCCGGCACTGATCGTACTGCGCATGGTGCGTAGTACGCTTTCGCTCGGTGCCCGCTTCATTGGCCGCGGTCCCGTGCTGCCCTCGAGCATGGTGGGCTTTCTGCAGAACAAACGGCGGAAGCTGCGCGCGCTCAAGTACCGCGGACAGCGGCTGCAGCGAATCGCCAAGGTCGAGCAGGAAGCGGACCCCAAACAGGTGACCTGGCTGCAGCGGATCATTCTGCCGCTGAGGATGGTAATCTGCACGCGCCCGTACCGTACGATCGACACAAACTCCGACGTTGCGCACGCCGTCATCTTCCGCAAGGATCGGCCGGCTTCCTCCGCTGGACAGAAGCGGGTGGAATCGAAGAAACGCAACCTCAACCAGCGCGAGGCGGAAAGTGAGGAAGAGGAGTGTagcgatgaatattccttcGAGGATGCGGGCTGCAAGGAGCTGCTGGATAAGTACGCCAACGAGGAGGATTCAAGCTTCAAT GTAGACAATGCTTCGTCGAGCAGTTCCGACTGCTCCCTGTCCGATGCCGATCCTTCGCCCAAGAAGCCTACGCTGGAGACGTCACTGGAGCAGAAGGAGCAATCCcagccaaaacaaaacggaGCACACCAACCTCCAGCCAAACCAGACACTCTGAAGCGTTCGTCGAGCGAAAACAAGAACGGCGTTGATTCACAATCCTCCGCCTCGAAGACGTCGTCTGCTCCGAAAACCATCAACGCTGCCAATCGATCCAAATCGGCCGCCGACTTGG AAAACGGCAGCAACACCCAGTCCTCGAACGGTACAACAACCGGACCGGATGGTAAGAATGGTTCCGCCCCGAACACTACCACCACCCCTTCCAAGAGCATCCCGAACCTGTCCAGCTCGCCGGAAAACAATGAGAACAAACCGATCAATCAGAACGTCCCCGGAGGTCCGGCCGCAtccattgctgctgctgcgtcgcAGATCAAATCACCCTCGCCAACGGTTCTGAAATCATCGACGGCCAAGCAGTCCCCCAACATGGGCGAAGTTCGCAACAACttccagcagcaaaagcaaccGAGCCAAAAGCAGCTGGCAACGTCGGGATCGGCCGCTAATCAGCAACCGTCCCAGCAGACggtacagcagcaacagcaacaacaacaacagcaacaacagtacGTTAGTAATGGAGCGAAATCTCGCAACAAAAAGGGACCTACTCAGTCGATTGCttag